A section of the Tenrec ecaudatus isolate mTenEca1 chromosome 10, mTenEca1.hap1, whole genome shotgun sequence genome encodes:
- the LOC142457948 gene encoding large ribosomal subunit protein uL23-like, which produces MAPKAKKEAPAPPKTEAKAKALKAKKAVLEGIHSHKKKKIRTSPTFWRPKTLRLRRQPKYPRKSAPRRNKLYHYAIIKFPLTTESAMKKIEDNNTLVFIVDVKANKHQIKQAVKKLYDIDVARVNTLIRPDGEKKAYVRLAPDYDALDVANKIGII; this is translated from the coding sequence ATGGCgccgaaggcaaagaaggaagctcctgcccctcccaaaacggaagccaaagcaaaggctttaaaagccaagaaggccgtgctgGAAGGCATCCACAGccacaaaaaaaagaagatccgCACATCACCCACCTTCTGGcggcccaagaccttgagactaagaaggcagcccaaataccctcggaAGAGCGCCCCAAGGAGAAATAAGCTgtaccattatgccatcatcaagttccccttgactacagagtctgccatgaagaagatcgaagataacaacacacttgtgttcattgtggatgtcaaagccaacaaacaccagatcaaacaggctgtgaagaagctctatgacattgacgtagccagggtcaacaccttgatcaggcctgacggggagaagaaggcatatgttcgactggctcctgactatgacgctttagatgttgccaacaaaattggaatcatctaa